One window of Phycisphaeraceae bacterium genomic DNA carries:
- a CDS encoding menaquinone biosynthesis protein, which produces MLPIRIACVRYLNTSVLVEGLSALDEVRLIPTVPSRIAEMVLGGEADIGLVSLADALRGGGGGGEGGSDSSGLTLLPVGMIGCDGPTLTVRVFSRVPLDEITEIHADTDSHTSVALAQVVLHARHGRMVGVKPFDAREHMPVWLSGGSEEGAWPEAMLLIGDKVVTDSPPAVRYPYQVDLGEAWHGLTGLPFVYAVWACRTGEEGSEGVRRGCEILDRTLRHNMTRIDWIITRRAGEHRWPLDLARMYLGSLLRFGIGERERRGASEFAKRAHGLGIVDQGTLRWFDGAGAPSACV; this is translated from the coding sequence ATGTTGCCCATTCGCATTGCCTGCGTTCGGTATCTGAATACTTCGGTGCTTGTCGAGGGGCTTTCTGCGCTGGACGAGGTGCGGTTGATCCCGACGGTTCCTTCGCGGATTGCGGAGATGGTGCTGGGGGGCGAGGCGGATATCGGACTTGTCTCGCTCGCGGATGCGCTGCGGGGCGGGGGGGGCGGGGGCGAGGGCGGATCGGATTCGTCCGGTTTGACGCTTTTGCCTGTGGGGATGATCGGGTGTGATGGACCGACGCTGACGGTGCGGGTCTTTTCGCGTGTGCCGCTGGATGAGATCACGGAGATCCACGCGGACACGGACAGCCACACGTCGGTGGCGTTGGCGCAGGTGGTGTTGCATGCGCGGCACGGGCGGATGGTGGGTGTGAAGCCGTTTGATGCGCGTGAGCACATGCCGGTGTGGCTGAGCGGGGGTTCGGAGGAGGGTGCGTGGCCGGAGGCGATGCTGCTGATCGGGGACAAGGTTGTGACGGATTCGCCGCCGGCGGTGCGGTATCCGTATCAGGTGGATCTGGGCGAGGCGTGGCATGGGCTGACGGGTCTTCCGTTTGTGTACGCGGTGTGGGCGTGCCGCACGGGTGAGGAGGGGAGCGAGGGTGTGCGTCGCGGGTGCGAGATTCTGGATCGGACGCTTCGTCACAACATGACGCGGATCGACTGGATCATCACGCGGCGAGCGGGTGAGCATCGCTGGCCGCTCGATCTGGCGCGGATGTATCTGGGGTCTCTGCTGCGGTTCGGGATCGGTGAGCGTGAGCGTCGTGGGGCATCAGAGTTCGCGAAGCGTGCGCACGGGTTGGGGATCGTTGACCAGGGAACGTTGAGGTGGTTCGATGGGGCGGGCGCACCTTCGGCGTGTGTGTGA
- a CDS encoding DUF885 family protein, producing the protein MPRRLHTLAPLAALFLSALPALAAPPVFDDTDSLHTLIEQYNADERSIAIFYDAAWSEAALARREALIADGLKRLKAVNHCELGRSARVDYLLMRTKLEADHNEIQQKRRQWEEMRQILPFKDDIVALEEQRSRLEGVNAEQAAATLATFKQRIKAARQRIEEGKKPADQRNATHAEGQAPLEVSPVVARRAARAIDELRWTLRQWNDYFAQYTPEFDWWVSAPYNEAQRELDQYARFLRENIAGIKGEPDDPLVGDPIGREKLVQDLATEWIDYTPEEILAIGEREFAWCEQEMKKAATQLGFENWRDGLEHVKKQHVGPGEQAALTTELTREAIDFVTSRDMLTVPELANEIWRQTMLSAEGQRTLPFAAYGPQAFLIAYPTSAMAHDDKLMSMRGNNRYFMRIVAPHELIPGHHLQAFFAQRERPYRRAFSTPFLVEGWALYWEMLLWDVGYGSTPEQRIGMLFWRMHRAARIIVSMKFQLGQMQPPEMIDFLVDRVGHERLTATSEVRRFIAGDYGPLYQIAYMIGGLQFRTLRKECVDSGLMTEKEFHDAILKCGAIPVELIRMELLNHKVGPEARPGWKWDR; encoded by the coding sequence ATGCCCCGCCGGTTACACACCCTCGCCCCTCTCGCCGCACTCTTCCTCTCTGCGCTTCCCGCCCTCGCCGCACCCCCTGTCTTCGACGACACCGACTCCCTCCACACCCTCATCGAGCAGTACAACGCCGACGAACGCTCCATCGCCATCTTCTACGACGCCGCGTGGTCCGAAGCCGCCCTCGCCCGGCGCGAGGCCCTCATCGCCGACGGACTCAAACGCCTGAAGGCCGTCAACCACTGCGAGCTCGGACGCAGCGCCCGCGTCGACTACCTCCTCATGCGCACGAAACTCGAAGCCGACCACAACGAGATCCAGCAGAAACGCCGCCAGTGGGAGGAGATGCGCCAGATCCTCCCCTTCAAGGACGACATCGTCGCCCTCGAAGAGCAACGCTCCCGGCTCGAAGGCGTCAACGCCGAACAGGCCGCCGCCACCCTCGCCACCTTCAAGCAGCGCATCAAGGCCGCCCGGCAGCGCATCGAAGAGGGCAAGAAACCCGCCGACCAGCGCAACGCCACCCACGCCGAGGGTCAGGCCCCCCTCGAAGTCTCCCCCGTCGTCGCCCGCCGCGCCGCCCGCGCCATCGACGAGCTCCGCTGGACCCTCCGCCAGTGGAACGACTACTTCGCCCAGTACACACCCGAGTTCGACTGGTGGGTCAGCGCGCCGTACAACGAGGCCCAGCGCGAGCTCGACCAATACGCCAGGTTCCTCCGCGAGAACATCGCCGGCATCAAGGGCGAGCCCGACGACCCCCTCGTCGGCGACCCCATCGGCCGCGAGAAACTCGTCCAGGATCTCGCCACCGAGTGGATCGACTACACGCCCGAAGAGATCCTCGCGATCGGCGAGCGCGAGTTCGCCTGGTGCGAGCAGGAGATGAAAAAGGCCGCCACCCAGCTCGGCTTCGAGAACTGGCGCGATGGACTCGAGCACGTCAAGAAGCAGCACGTCGGACCCGGCGAGCAGGCCGCCCTCACCACCGAACTCACCCGCGAGGCCATCGACTTCGTCACCTCCCGCGACATGCTCACCGTCCCCGAACTCGCCAACGAGATCTGGCGCCAGACCATGCTCTCCGCCGAGGGACAGCGCACCCTCCCCTTCGCCGCCTACGGACCCCAGGCATTCCTCATCGCATACCCCACAAGCGCCATGGCCCACGACGACAAACTGATGTCGATGCGCGGCAACAACCGCTACTTCATGCGCATCGTCGCTCCCCACGAGCTCATCCCCGGCCACCACCTCCAGGCCTTCTTCGCCCAGCGCGAACGCCCCTACCGCCGCGCCTTCTCAACCCCCTTCCTCGTCGAGGGCTGGGCCCTCTACTGGGAGATGCTCCTCTGGGATGTCGGCTACGGCTCAACCCCCGAGCAGCGCATCGGCATGCTCTTCTGGCGCATGCACCGCGCCGCCCGCATCATCGTCTCCATGAAGTTTCAGCTCGGACAGATGCAGCCCCCCGAGATGATCGACTTCCTCGTCGATCGCGTCGGACACGAACGCCTCACCGCAACCAGCGAGGTCCGACGCTTCATCGCCGGCGACTACGGCCCCCTCTACCAGATCGCCTACATGATCGGCGGCCTCCAGTTCCGCACCCTCCGAAAGGAATGCGTCGATTCCGGGCTCATGACCGAGAAAGAGTTCCACGACGCGATCCTGAAGTGCGGCGCGATCCCCGTTGAACTCATCCGCATGGAACTCCTCAACCACAAGGTCGGGCCCGAGGCCCGCCCCGGTTGGAAGTGGGACAGGTAG
- a CDS encoding UvrB/UvrC motif-containing protein, protein MKDHAGVVLYVGKASRLPDRVSSYFVPSADLGFKKHPMLDLVHDFEVLPCEGEWEALLAENRLIKDIQPRFNERLTDDKTFPYLVVTQREDFPRVFVTRNPGGIEEDGSVAPEMKGARIYGPFTNVGALREAVQILQRVFKFRTCKLDIVDGDEKNRYFRPCLLYAINQCTAPCAAKIGRELYRIDVEHFVRFLGSKRSVMLREMRQEMEREAAGLNFERAAVLRDQVRAIEKLDERADRSEGWQPEAELERLDPKKALASLQRTLGMEEPIRCVEGIDIAHLQGGETVGSKVCFVDGRPLKSQYRRFRIKSVTNDDYASIREVVSRRYREAGAGQELYPEVILIDGGLGQLHAAMGAFEQLDVKPPMVISLAKKEELIYIQARSEPVRLGRENLGLRLCQQVRDEAHRFAQHYHHVLRRKKTLDEE, encoded by the coding sequence ATGAAGGACCACGCGGGTGTGGTTCTGTATGTGGGGAAGGCGTCGCGGCTGCCGGACCGGGTGTCGTCGTACTTCGTGCCGTCGGCGGACCTGGGGTTCAAGAAGCACCCGATGCTCGACCTGGTACACGACTTTGAGGTCCTGCCGTGCGAGGGGGAGTGGGAGGCGTTGCTGGCGGAGAACCGGCTGATCAAGGACATCCAGCCCCGGTTCAACGAGCGGCTGACGGACGACAAGACGTTTCCGTACCTGGTGGTGACGCAGCGGGAGGACTTTCCGCGGGTGTTCGTGACGCGGAATCCGGGAGGGATCGAGGAGGACGGGTCGGTCGCGCCGGAGATGAAGGGCGCGAGGATCTATGGGCCGTTCACGAATGTGGGGGCGCTGCGTGAGGCGGTGCAGATCCTGCAGCGGGTCTTCAAGTTCAGGACGTGCAAGCTGGACATCGTTGATGGAGACGAGAAGAACAGGTATTTCAGGCCGTGTCTTCTGTACGCGATCAACCAGTGTACTGCGCCGTGTGCCGCGAAGATCGGGAGGGAGCTGTATCGCATCGACGTGGAGCACTTCGTGCGGTTTCTGGGGTCGAAGCGGAGCGTGATGCTGCGGGAGATGCGTCAGGAGATGGAGCGGGAGGCGGCGGGGTTGAACTTTGAGCGAGCGGCGGTGCTGCGGGACCAGGTGCGGGCGATCGAGAAACTGGATGAGCGTGCGGATCGCTCGGAGGGGTGGCAGCCGGAGGCGGAGTTGGAGCGGCTGGACCCGAAGAAGGCGCTGGCGTCGCTGCAGCGGACGCTGGGGATGGAAGAGCCGATCCGGTGTGTCGAGGGGATCGACATCGCGCACCTTCAGGGCGGGGAGACTGTCGGCTCGAAGGTGTGCTTCGTGGACGGGCGGCCGTTGAAGAGCCAGTACCGGAGGTTCCGGATCAAGTCGGTGACGAACGATGACTATGCGTCGATCCGCGAGGTGGTGAGCCGCCGGTATCGGGAGGCGGGGGCGGGGCAGGAGTTGTATCCGGAGGTGATCCTGATCGACGGGGGATTGGGGCAGTTGCACGCGGCGATGGGCGCGTTCGAGCAGCTGGATGTGAAGCCGCCGATGGTGATCTCGCTGGCGAAGAAGGAGGAGTTGATCTATATCCAGGCGCGTTCGGAGCCGGTGCGCCTGGGTCGGGAGAACCTCGGGCTTCGGTTGTGCCAGCAGGTGCGTGACGAGGCGCATCGGTTTGCGCAGCACTATCACCACGTGCTGAGGCGGAAGAAGACGCTGGACGAGGAGTGA
- a CDS encoding right-handed parallel beta-helix repeat-containing protein, producing the protein MLKAHTSRRIPLVLLLAAHLTASAADLHVPAQYPTIQAAVDAALHSDTILIAPGSYYENINLGSKGVTLRSTSDPSDTLLYPFVGGSVISLSDTVGQATLDGLTIRDGISTGSGAGILATNANLRLISCILLSNESGDATGAALYASGSTISLESCEVLENQASLFEQTTVAGGAISVSNSTLSVSQTHFTSNLSFEIGGAALGAYGNSAVTIDSCTFLSNAASSVLVFGTSLTFGGGGAILVRDATSLTINNTLFEDNLATRGSGTVRTISLTGPVLIENSRFIANRTSGGGGLSLSIGAPGITVRDTIFENNDAGLGTGGSGGAVAFSAASGSVPNSFERCQFINNTASAAGAVLARGLIIMEDCLFQGNRATGAGSVGGGAGAVRNQQTANGTRYTRCRFIDNAVLLDAGEAGAVSNYRTRALFEDCLFDSNFAVSQQGGAVFNESSSSTNPTNPTFLRCIFTNNYVQQVNSSPFVNGGAVSNIDGASPTFIECAFDNNSAWGEGGHIWNRSFGVLTIDRCTFTNGTAKSGGAIYSRATGSVIVRNSLIARNTATNPNGGGIYVADARPITITNSTIVENVNGGVYHEGSTTSPIVNSIIWGNLLRPQLAAGVSGTIPVTYSIVQGGWPGAGNASADPLFVDAPNGDYRLLPGSPAIDSANNTALPSDAQFDLDGNPRFVDDTATSNTGVAGGAGGAIIADRGAYEFQGSGACLADYNGDTEADILDFLDFFDDFGNCDGQPAPCGSNGNPDFNGDTTIDILDFLDFFDAFGTGC; encoded by the coding sequence ATGCTGAAAGCCCACACGTCACGCAGGATCCCTCTTGTATTGCTCCTCGCGGCTCACCTGACTGCCTCCGCCGCAGACCTCCACGTACCCGCCCAATACCCCACGATCCAGGCCGCAGTCGATGCCGCACTCCACAGCGACACCATCCTCATCGCACCCGGCTCCTACTACGAGAACATCAACCTCGGCTCCAAGGGCGTCACCCTCAGATCTACCTCCGACCCCTCAGACACCCTCCTCTACCCCTTCGTGGGCGGCTCCGTGATCTCACTCTCCGACACCGTCGGACAGGCAACCCTCGACGGGCTCACGATCCGCGATGGCATCAGCACCGGCTCCGGAGCGGGAATCCTCGCCACCAACGCCAACCTGCGCCTGATCTCCTGCATCCTTCTCTCAAACGAGAGCGGCGATGCAACGGGAGCCGCCCTCTACGCCTCCGGATCAACCATCTCCCTCGAATCCTGCGAGGTGCTGGAGAACCAGGCCTCGCTCTTCGAGCAGACCACCGTTGCCGGCGGAGCAATCTCCGTCTCGAACTCAACCCTCAGCGTCTCCCAGACCCACTTCACGTCCAACCTCTCGTTCGAGATCGGCGGCGCCGCGCTCGGCGCCTACGGCAACAGCGCGGTCACCATCGACTCGTGTACCTTCCTCAGCAACGCCGCGTCATCCGTGCTGGTCTTCGGAACAAGTCTCACCTTCGGCGGTGGCGGCGCAATCCTCGTCCGCGATGCCACATCCCTCACCATCAACAACACACTCTTTGAAGACAACCTCGCCACAAGAGGCAGCGGCACCGTCCGCACCATCTCGCTCACGGGCCCCGTCCTCATCGAGAACTCACGCTTCATCGCCAACCGCACCAGCGGCGGCGGCGGCCTCTCCCTCTCCATCGGCGCGCCCGGCATCACCGTGCGCGACACCATCTTCGAGAACAACGACGCGGGACTCGGCACCGGGGGCTCAGGCGGCGCAGTCGCTTTCTCCGCCGCGTCCGGCTCCGTCCCCAACTCCTTCGAGCGATGCCAGTTCATCAACAACACCGCCTCCGCAGCCGGCGCAGTCCTTGCCCGCGGACTCATCATCATGGAAGACTGCCTCTTCCAAGGGAACCGAGCCACCGGCGCCGGCAGCGTCGGCGGCGGCGCAGGCGCCGTCAGAAACCAGCAGACAGCCAACGGCACCCGATACACACGATGTCGCTTCATCGATAACGCCGTCCTGCTCGACGCAGGAGAAGCCGGCGCCGTCAGCAACTACCGCACACGCGCCCTCTTCGAAGACTGCCTCTTCGACTCAAACTTCGCCGTCAGCCAGCAGGGCGGCGCGGTCTTCAACGAGAGCAGCAGCTCCACAAACCCGACCAACCCCACCTTCCTCCGCTGCATCTTCACCAACAACTACGTCCAACAGGTCAACTCATCCCCCTTCGTCAACGGCGGGGCCGTCAGCAACATCGACGGCGCGAGCCCGACCTTCATCGAGTGTGCGTTCGACAACAACTCGGCATGGGGTGAGGGCGGACACATCTGGAATCGAAGCTTCGGCGTACTCACCATCGATCGCTGCACATTCACCAACGGCACCGCAAAGTCCGGCGGCGCGATCTACAGCAGAGCCACCGGTTCCGTCATCGTCCGAAACTCACTCATCGCACGCAACACCGCCACGAACCCCAACGGAGGCGGCATCTACGTCGCCGACGCACGCCCCATCACCATCACCAACTCCACCATCGTCGAGAACGTCAACGGCGGCGTCTACCACGAAGGCAGCACCACAAGCCCCATCGTCAACTCCATCATCTGGGGAAATCTCCTGAGGCCCCAACTCGCCGCGGGCGTCTCCGGCACCATCCCCGTGACCTACTCCATCGTCCAGGGTGGCTGGCCCGGCGCCGGAAACGCCTCCGCCGATCCCCTCTTCGTCGACGCCCCCAACGGCGACTACCGACTCCTCCCCGGCTCACCCGCCATCGACAGCGCCAACAACACCGCTCTCCCCTCCGATGCCCAGTTCGACCTCGACGGCAACCCCCGCTTTGTCGACGACACCGCCACTTCCAACACCGGCGTCGCAGGCGGCGCGGGTGGAGCCATCATCGCCGATCGCGGTGCGTACGAGTTCCAGGGCTCCGGCGCGTGCCTCGCCGACTACAACGGCGACACCGAAGCAGACATCCTCGACTTCCTCGACTTCTTCGACGACTTCGGCAACTGCGACGGACAGCCCGCGCCCTGCGGCTCAAACGGCAACCCCGACTTCAACGGCGACACTACCATCGACATCCTCGACTTCCTCGATTTCTTCGACGCCTTCGGCACCGGCTGCTGA
- the dtd gene encoding D-tyrosyl-tRNA(Tyr) deacylase, which produces MRSVVQRVAGASVSCNGETRSIGRGLVVLVGIYESDTEHDRAWMAEKVVNLRIFEDGAGKMNLSTIDVGGAVLLVPNFTIAGDARKGRRPSFDAAMRPERAGPEFERLCEDVRARGVDVERGFFGGEMMVEIRNDGPITIVLDSR; this is translated from the coding sequence ATGAGGTCGGTGGTGCAACGTGTGGCCGGCGCGTCTGTCTCGTGCAACGGGGAGACCCGATCGATCGGACGCGGGCTTGTCGTGCTTGTCGGGATCTATGAGAGCGATACGGAGCATGATCGGGCGTGGATGGCGGAGAAGGTGGTGAACCTTCGGATCTTCGAGGACGGTGCCGGGAAGATGAACCTCTCGACGATTGATGTGGGCGGCGCGGTGCTGCTTGTGCCGAACTTCACGATTGCGGGTGATGCGAGGAAGGGGAGGCGGCCGTCGTTCGATGCGGCGATGAGGCCGGAGCGGGCGGGGCCGGAGTTCGAGCGGCTGTGCGAGGATGTGCGCGCGCGGGGTGTGGATGTCGAGCGTGGCTTTTTCGGGGGGGAGATGATGGTCGAGATCCGGAACGACGGGCCGATCACGATCGTGCTGGACTCGCGCTGA
- a CDS encoding trypsin-like peptidase domain-containing protein: MLHIVLLIVAIVLSGASGAHAQPQPETHADLVNLLKENVFEVRVRNDRNELISKGSGFYVSPEGLAITNVHVLYGARSATAVRLSDGREFRLSLLAALPGFDQALMRADLSDSGFTPRGLAVSNEPPLEGTTIWAVGYPSPSNGFTMTRGVVSGIRRGDEAFRAGERSAYDPRCLWLQTDAAINAGNSGGPLINSSGEVVGINTWKYAQSIGHSLFFASSSSHIAELRALAGTSDLPFPDAPSQRSRNTETDDSFRLAKLTRDRSTGDILSIAKELRLKLRCSRCAGAGYTTSHQRTGSRNINGLSVPVFNDVKSTCSPCRGLRFDDGARTARAMEHFCKLLSRMKSDVDDGRDFKRIQLIRDEVRKAVFEEHLVHPAFNEHADTTLSRATLAAPLPVWFHGVIVGRSELTVAGYSTQAVPIIEVVLVADSVVRRVFVIDPIMQEGHVRDDVVVLGLCVGRYRMDSSLEIPVIQAAMVLVR, encoded by the coding sequence ATGCTGCACATTGTACTACTTATCGTTGCCATCGTGCTATCCGGTGCGTCTGGGGCGCATGCTCAGCCGCAGCCTGAGACTCATGCTGATCTCGTTAATCTCTTGAAAGAGAATGTCTTTGAAGTAAGGGTACGTAATGATCGCAATGAGCTGATAAGTAAGGGTTCCGGGTTTTACGTATCGCCCGAAGGTCTTGCCATAACAAATGTTCATGTGCTTTACGGTGCACGATCAGCTACAGCCGTCCGACTTAGTGACGGACGCGAGTTCCGACTTTCTTTGCTTGCGGCACTGCCGGGATTCGATCAAGCGTTGATGCGAGCGGATCTTTCTGATTCCGGCTTTACACCCCGCGGCTTGGCGGTATCAAATGAGCCGCCGTTGGAAGGCACAACCATCTGGGCAGTAGGTTACCCATCGCCATCGAACGGCTTCACGATGACACGTGGCGTAGTCAGTGGAATCCGCCGTGGCGACGAGGCCTTTCGAGCAGGCGAGAGGTCCGCTTATGATCCGAGATGCTTGTGGCTACAGACCGACGCAGCCATCAACGCTGGGAACTCGGGTGGACCATTGATAAACAGTTCTGGCGAGGTCGTAGGAATCAACACATGGAAGTACGCACAAAGTATCGGGCACAGCTTGTTTTTTGCATCTTCATCGTCACATATTGCTGAGTTACGTGCACTAGCCGGCACTTCCGATCTACCCTTTCCTGACGCGCCAAGTCAACGCTCCCGTAATACTGAAACGGACGATTCGTTCCGATTGGCCAAGTTGACGCGAGATAGGTCAACAGGAGACATACTCTCCATCGCAAAGGAACTCCGACTCAAACTTCGATGCTCACGATGCGCTGGTGCCGGGTACACGACATCGCACCAACGGACCGGGTCTCGTAACATCAACGGACTCTCAGTTCCTGTATTCAACGATGTAAAGTCTACGTGCAGCCCGTGTAGGGGGCTTCGATTTGACGATGGCGCCCGAACCGCTAGGGCGATGGAGCACTTCTGCAAACTTCTCTCTCGCATGAAGAGCGATGTGGATGACGGAAGAGATTTTAAGCGGATCCAGCTGATTCGCGATGAAGTTCGAAAGGCAGTGTTCGAGGAGCATCTTGTCCATCCTGCATTCAACGAGCACGCCGACACAACATTGTCGCGGGCGACGCTCGCTGCTCCGCTACCCGTGTGGTTCCACGGCGTCATCGTGGGTCGATCAGAACTGACGGTCGCTGGATACTCAACTCAAGCTGTGCCAATCATAGAGGTCGTTTTAGTCGCGGACAGCGTTGTTCGGAGAGTGTTCGTTATAGACCCAATCATGCAAGAGGGACATGTTCGCGACGACGTCGTAGTCCTCGGGCTTTGCGTTGGCCGATATCGAATGGACAGTTCACTTGAAATACCAGTGATTCAGGCCGCTATGGTGCTGGTCAGATGA